A single region of the Corallococcus caeni genome encodes:
- a CDS encoding XdhC family protein, producing the protein MKELDDLLRACGRASGPVVLATVVAVSGSSYRRPGARMLMGADGWLAGGVSGGCLEGDLVRKAFFWTSEGPRVLRYDTTGDTAEDEGGLSFALGCNGVVDILLERWEPGSGDALTFAAEARKQSLRAVVATVYRGPADAVGLRLMLREDGVSAGNLTGALVEPVRAAATEALVRGVPWSGACGGAEVLVEVVEPAPQVVVFGSGFDVAPVVARAQGLGWHLTVVADRPVELLRRRFPQAQAHVASRASEVLEKVPLSERSVVLVMTHSLPQDRELLERLVSLPVRYLGVLGPRARTDRILRELTRTPTAAQLEKLHAPMGLDLGAEGADEIALSIIAEVQAVLAGRDGGRLRERQAPIHADAAAPERRSA; encoded by the coding sequence ATGAAGGAACTCGATGACCTCCTGCGGGCCTGCGGGCGCGCCTCCGGTCCGGTGGTGCTGGCGACGGTGGTGGCGGTGTCCGGTTCGTCCTACCGGCGCCCGGGTGCTCGCATGCTGATGGGCGCGGATGGATGGCTCGCGGGCGGGGTGAGCGGCGGGTGTCTGGAGGGCGACCTCGTGCGCAAGGCCTTCTTCTGGACGTCGGAGGGGCCGCGCGTGCTGCGCTACGACACCACCGGCGACACCGCGGAGGACGAAGGCGGCCTGTCGTTCGCGCTCGGGTGCAACGGCGTGGTGGACATCCTGCTGGAGCGCTGGGAGCCGGGCTCCGGTGACGCGCTCACCTTCGCGGCCGAGGCGCGCAAGCAGTCACTGCGCGCGGTGGTGGCCACGGTGTACCGGGGGCCCGCGGACGCGGTGGGCCTGCGGCTGATGCTGCGCGAGGACGGCGTGTCGGCGGGGAATCTCACGGGCGCGCTGGTCGAACCGGTGCGCGCGGCGGCGACGGAAGCGCTGGTGCGCGGCGTGCCCTGGAGCGGCGCGTGCGGAGGCGCGGAGGTGCTGGTGGAGGTGGTGGAGCCGGCGCCCCAGGTGGTGGTGTTCGGCAGCGGCTTCGACGTCGCGCCCGTGGTGGCGCGCGCGCAGGGACTGGGCTGGCACCTCACGGTGGTGGCGGACCGGCCGGTGGAGCTGCTGCGCCGCAGGTTCCCGCAGGCCCAGGCGCACGTCGCGTCCCGGGCCAGCGAGGTGCTGGAGAAGGTGCCACTGTCCGAGCGCAGCGTGGTGCTGGTGATGACGCACAGCCTGCCGCAGGACCGGGAGTTGCTGGAGCGGCTGGTGTCGCTGCCGGTGCGCTACCTGGGGGTGCTCGGGCCCCGTGCGAGGACGGACCGCATCCTGCGGGAGCTGACGCGCACGCCCACGGCGGCGCAGCTGGAGAAGCTGCACGCGCCCATGGGGTTGGACCTGGGCGCGGAGGGCGCGGATGAGATCGCGCTGTCCATCATCGCGGAGGTGCAGGCGGTGCTCGCCGGACGCGACGGGGGCAGGCTGCGCGAGCGGCAAGCCCCCATCCACGCGGATGCGGCGGCGCCGGAGCGCAGGTCGGCGTGA